A genomic region of Sciurus carolinensis chromosome 7, mSciCar1.2, whole genome shotgun sequence contains the following coding sequences:
- the Slc29a1 gene encoding equilibrative nucleoside transporter 1 isoform X1 yields MPPPKSQQQAPEGGSRQPGTTEDNSTMTTTSHQPQDRYKAVWLIFFMLGLGTLLPWNFFMTATKYFTNRLDMSQNVSLVTAEMSKDIQAPAAPTAPLPEQRSLSAIFNNVMTLCAMLPLLLFTCLNSFLHQRIPQSVRILGSLVAILLVFLVTAILVKVQLDALPFFVITMIKIMLINSFGAILQGSLFGLAGLLPASYTAPIMSGQGLAGLFASVAMICAIASGSELSESAFGYFITACVVVILAIICYLGLPRLEFFRYYQQLKLEGPGEQETKLDLISKDSSTTCHLPGEGPRAGKEESGISAPNSQSTSGNHSIRAILKNISVLALSVCFIFTVTIGLFPAVTAEVKSSIAGTSAWEYYFIPVSCFLTFNIFDWLGRSLTAVFMWPGKDSCWLPSLVVARLVFVPLLLLCNVCPRHYLPVVFEHDAWYIFFMAAFAFSNGYLASLCMCFGPKKVKPAEAETAGAIMTFFLCLGLALGAILSFLLRAIV; encoded by the exons CAAGCGCCAGAGGGAGGGAGCCGTCAGCCAGGCACAACCGAGGACAACAGCACCATGACTACCACCAGTCACCAGCCTCAAGACAG ATACAAAGCTGTCTGGCTTATTTTCTTCATGCTGGGCCTGGGGACACTGCTCCCCTGGAATTTTTTCATGACTGCCACTAAG TATTTCACAAACCGCCTGGACATGTCCCAGAATGTGTCCTTGGTCACTGCTGAAATGAGCAAGGACATCCAGGCTCCAGCTGCCCCCACAGCACCCTTGCCAGAGCAGAGGTCCCTCAGTGCCATCTTCAACAATGTCATGACTTTGTGTGCCATGCTGCCACTGCTGCTCTTCACCTGCCTCAACTCCTTCCTTCATCAGAG GATCCCCCAATCTGTACGGATCCTAGGCAGCCTAGTGGCCATCCTCCTGGTGTTCCTGGTCACTGCCATCCTAGTGAAGGTGCAGCTGGATGCTCTGCCCTTCTTCGTCATCACCATGATCAAGATCATGCTCATTAATT CATTCGGCGCCATCCTGCAGGGCAGCCTGTTCGGTCTGGCTGGCCTCCTGCCCGCCAGCTACACGGCCCCCATCATGAGTGGCCAGGGCCTGGCAGGCCTCTTCGCCTCAGTGGCCATGATCTGCGCCATTGCCA GTGGCTCAGAACTGTCAGAAAGTGCCTTTGGCTACTTTATCACGGCCTGTGTGGTTGTCATTTTAGCCATCATCTGTTACTTGGGCCTGCCCCGACTG GAATTCTTCCGCTACTACCAGCAGCTCAAACTTGAGGGGCCTGGGGAGCAGGAAACCAAGTTGGACCTCATCAGTAAAG ATTCTTCTACAACCTGTCACCTGCCAGGAGAGGGGCCAAGAGCAGGCAAAGAGGAATCTGGGATCTCAGCCCCCAACTCTCAGTCAACCAGCGGAAACCACTCTATTAGAGCCATCCTCAAAAAT ATCTCAGTCCTGGctctctctgtctgcttcatCTTCACGGTCACCATTGGCTTATTTCCTGCTGTGACCGCTGAGGTCAAATCCAGCATCGCAGGCACCAGTGCCTGGG aatattacttcattcctgtgtcCTGTTTCTTGACTTTCAATATCTTTGACTGGTTGGGCCGGAGTCTCACAGCTGTTTTCATGTGG CCTGGGAAGGACAGCTGCTGGCTGCCGAGCCTGGTGGTCGCGCGGCTGGTGTTTGTGCCACTGCTGCTGTTGTGCAACGTCTGTCCCCGCCACTACCTGCCCGTGGTCTTTGAGCACGACGCCTGGTACATCTTCTTCATGGCTGCCTTCGCCTTCTCCAACGGCTACCTCGCCAGCCTCTGCATGTGCTTCGGGCCCAA GAAAGTAAAGCCGGCTGAGGCGGAGACGGCGGGAGCCATCATGACCTTCTTTTTGTGCCTGGGCCTGGCACTGGGGGCtatcctctccttcctgcttcGGGCAATTGTGTGA
- the Slc29a1 gene encoding equilibrative nucleoside transporter 1 isoform X2 yields MTTTSHQPQDRYKAVWLIFFMLGLGTLLPWNFFMTATKYFTNRLDMSQNVSLVTAEMSKDIQAPAAPTAPLPEQRSLSAIFNNVMTLCAMLPLLLFTCLNSFLHQRIPQSVRILGSLVAILLVFLVTAILVKVQLDALPFFVITMIKIMLINSFGAILQGSLFGLAGLLPASYTAPIMSGQGLAGLFASVAMICAIASGSELSESAFGYFITACVVVILAIICYLGLPRLEFFRYYQQLKLEGPGEQETKLDLISKDSSTTCHLPGEGPRAGKEESGISAPNSQSTSGNHSIRAILKNISVLALSVCFIFTVTIGLFPAVTAEVKSSIAGTSAWEYYFIPVSCFLTFNIFDWLGRSLTAVFMWPGKDSCWLPSLVVARLVFVPLLLLCNVCPRHYLPVVFEHDAWYIFFMAAFAFSNGYLASLCMCFGPKKVKPAEAETAGAIMTFFLCLGLALGAILSFLLRAIV; encoded by the exons ATGACTACCACCAGTCACCAGCCTCAAGACAG ATACAAAGCTGTCTGGCTTATTTTCTTCATGCTGGGCCTGGGGACACTGCTCCCCTGGAATTTTTTCATGACTGCCACTAAG TATTTCACAAACCGCCTGGACATGTCCCAGAATGTGTCCTTGGTCACTGCTGAAATGAGCAAGGACATCCAGGCTCCAGCTGCCCCCACAGCACCCTTGCCAGAGCAGAGGTCCCTCAGTGCCATCTTCAACAATGTCATGACTTTGTGTGCCATGCTGCCACTGCTGCTCTTCACCTGCCTCAACTCCTTCCTTCATCAGAG GATCCCCCAATCTGTACGGATCCTAGGCAGCCTAGTGGCCATCCTCCTGGTGTTCCTGGTCACTGCCATCCTAGTGAAGGTGCAGCTGGATGCTCTGCCCTTCTTCGTCATCACCATGATCAAGATCATGCTCATTAATT CATTCGGCGCCATCCTGCAGGGCAGCCTGTTCGGTCTGGCTGGCCTCCTGCCCGCCAGCTACACGGCCCCCATCATGAGTGGCCAGGGCCTGGCAGGCCTCTTCGCCTCAGTGGCCATGATCTGCGCCATTGCCA GTGGCTCAGAACTGTCAGAAAGTGCCTTTGGCTACTTTATCACGGCCTGTGTGGTTGTCATTTTAGCCATCATCTGTTACTTGGGCCTGCCCCGACTG GAATTCTTCCGCTACTACCAGCAGCTCAAACTTGAGGGGCCTGGGGAGCAGGAAACCAAGTTGGACCTCATCAGTAAAG ATTCTTCTACAACCTGTCACCTGCCAGGAGAGGGGCCAAGAGCAGGCAAAGAGGAATCTGGGATCTCAGCCCCCAACTCTCAGTCAACCAGCGGAAACCACTCTATTAGAGCCATCCTCAAAAAT ATCTCAGTCCTGGctctctctgtctgcttcatCTTCACGGTCACCATTGGCTTATTTCCTGCTGTGACCGCTGAGGTCAAATCCAGCATCGCAGGCACCAGTGCCTGGG aatattacttcattcctgtgtcCTGTTTCTTGACTTTCAATATCTTTGACTGGTTGGGCCGGAGTCTCACAGCTGTTTTCATGTGG CCTGGGAAGGACAGCTGCTGGCTGCCGAGCCTGGTGGTCGCGCGGCTGGTGTTTGTGCCACTGCTGCTGTTGTGCAACGTCTGTCCCCGCCACTACCTGCCCGTGGTCTTTGAGCACGACGCCTGGTACATCTTCTTCATGGCTGCCTTCGCCTTCTCCAACGGCTACCTCGCCAGCCTCTGCATGTGCTTCGGGCCCAA GAAAGTAAAGCCGGCTGAGGCGGAGACGGCGGGAGCCATCATGACCTTCTTTTTGTGCCTGGGCCTGGCACTGGGGGCtatcctctccttcctgcttcGGGCAATTGTGTGA